In the Ostrinia nubilalis chromosome 7, ilOstNubi1.1, whole genome shotgun sequence genome, one interval contains:
- the LOC135073510 gene encoding uncharacterized protein LOC135073510, translating into MMEHIRQHDWCDSEPDNYFVLESDIDKYSVINKILANKFHDPLLASSESEDEGNQRPIHWDKIFKEKKENEQGIGNRPVVPGFSPFPPYPKLSALTIQQHQQLLRVLCGQNLDVMPMEFIGRAKKCDYKAFEELKEIYEKEQKEFIEWGKTMWTTHCCRVLRPKPVVEMVYDSEFKVAAHRFESFPKNFHVAAQIPLEDSKITCEMAQVDSLIKVSTTSLPQIKEPDLSRERLYITAAEYPAPEPCSKHPCRFMLPKENSMTILPLTEVQRELAEYAVENGAHCIASEEALRCLMELDRHWSLGLSVCSVMSIDGDGITTVVIDSEFSLQREPALVRTQKAFRKLLEYTLIPSEEKQSSSKYDASPSAAKKSGGFGFNDMDLSDEDEDQLIIDTGDLQINDEEPQTKPAIQTRSSQKNTETEADKTKETDKGETNDNKIDFYNCTCREPLDTPPSRSYTKWKVINTASNDAYSFIAHTPHTAKFDSGGEVAVEPISEYQVDLGVRELSPHTLRSQALVLMLRKNASILNVRIDAPTGEVVKTEIVHYEDFVKKHMDVIYDVHNRLYTLLDQLQGLLPGHYVLRHEPAHGNNAILYTTLGGRGKAAALTMHFDAALPLEADETVSLRQPPTLTTGLLPIHK; encoded by the exons ATGATGGAACACATAAGACAACACGATTG GTGCGACTCGGAGCCTGATAATTACTTTGTATTGGAGTCTGACATTGACAAATACAGTGTAATCAACAAGATCTTGGCCAACAAGTTCCACGACCCTCTGTTGGCGTCCAGCGAATCAGAAGATGAAGGAAATCAAAGGCCTATTCATTGGGATAAAATATTCAAggaaaaaaaa gagAATGAGCAAGGAATTGGAAACCGGCCTGTTGTTCCTGGCTTTTCACCGTTCCCACCGTATCCAAAACTGTCTGCGCTAACCATCCAGCAGCATCAGCAGTTGCTCCGAGTGCTGTGTGGCCAGAACCTCGATGTTATGCCAATGGAGTTCATTGGCAGGGCCAAAAAATGTGATTATAAAGCTTTTGAG GAACTGAAAGAAATATATGAGAAGGAGCAAAAAGAGTTCATAGAATGGGGCAAAACAATGTGGACTACCCATTGCTGCCGAGTCCTGCGCCCCAAGCCAGTCGTGGAGATGGTTTACGACTCCGAGTTCAAGGTGGCTGCGCACCGTTTTGAGAGcttccccaagaatttccatgtGGCCGCACAGATACCATTAGAGGATTCGAAAATTACTTGCGAAATGGCACAAGTTGATTCACTGATCAAA GTAAGCACAACCTCGCTGCCACAGATAAAAGAGCCGGACCTATCTCGCGAGCGTCTGTACATAACAGCAGCCGAGTATCCCGCGCCTGAGCCCTGCAGCAAACACCCCTGCCGCTTCATGCTGCCAa AGGAGAACTCCATGACGATACTGCCGCTAACTGAAGTGCAGCGGGAGTTAGCAGAATATGCAGTGGAGAATGGAGCACACTGCATCGCCAGCGAAGAAGCGCTGCGATGTCTTATGGAGCTGGATAGGCACTGGTCGCTGGGCCTCTCTGTGTGCTCGGTTATGTCTATCG ATGGCGATGGCATAACCACAGTGGTGATAGACAGTGAGTTCTCACTTCAAAGGGAGCCGGCGCTAGTCCGCACGCAGAAAGCCTTCCGGAAACTTCTGGAATACACCCTTATTCC GTCAGAAGAAAAGCAGTCGAGCAGCAAATATGACGCGAGCCCGAGCGCTGCGAAGAAAAGTGGAGGCTTCGGCTTCAACGATATGGATCTCAGTGATGAAGACGAGGACCAACTAATCATCGACACAG GTGATCTTCAAATCAATGATGAAGAACCTCAAACCAAACCAGCCATTCAAACAAGATCTTCCCAAAAGAACACTGAAACGGAGGCTGACAAAACGAAAGAAACAGACAAAGGAGAAACAAATGACAACAAAATTGACTTCTATAACTGCACGTGTCGAG AGCCATTGGACACTCCGCCATCTAGGTCATACACGAAGTGGAAAGTTATAAATACGGCTTCAAACGACGCATACAGCTTTATCGCTCATACGCCACATACAGCCAAG TTTGATTCAGGGGGAGAGGTGGCGGTGGAACCAATCTCAGAGTACCAGGTAGACCTGGGAGTGCGAGAGTTATCGCCGCACACTCTGCGAAGCCAGGCTCTCGTGCTTATGCTGAGGAAGAACGCGTCCATCTTGAACG TGAGAATAGACGCGCCGACGGGCGAGGTGGTGAAGACAGAAATCGTCCACTACGAAGACTTCGTGAAGAAACACATGGACGTCATTTATGACGTTCACAACCGCCTATACACGCTACTGGACCAGCTACAGGGTCTGCTGCCAGGACACTACGTACTGCGGCACGAG CCGGCGCATGGCAACAACGCGATTCTCTACACAACGCTAGGCGGTCGCGGGAAGGCGGCCGCATTGACGATGCACTTTGACGCCGCGCTGCCACTCGAAGCAGACGAGACCGTCAGCCTGCGTCAACCGCCCACGCTGACAACTGGCCTGCTGCCTATACACAAGTGA